TCCGCCTTGAGCTCGACTTCCGCGGTCGGAACATCCGGAAGAGAAAGCCCTTCGAATTCAACCCCGAGGGAGTCTCCCCAAGCACAGGGGAACAAATTCCGTCCCAAGCTGCACTCGCTGGCCGTTTTCTCGGCGACCGCTAAGCTCTTCTCGTAATTGCCAAGCCGAACACCAGTGCCGTGCACGAGAAGAATAGATCCTTGCGGCATGATAGGACTCCGCTGATCACCACCTGCACGAGCCTACCGCGCCCCCTGCACGTCTTCAATCGGTGGCGTGCTGTTTGAACGCGGACGGAACGCGCACGCTCAACCTACTGAGCCAGGCTATTCCCTTGCCAGCCAACTCGTCCCGACGACAGGGACAAACGGCCGCTCGCTCGCGCGGCCATTTTGCTTCGATGAGTCGCGTGCGCGTCCCAGAAACACTCTAACTAACATATTGATCTTTAATTCGATTTCGTCGGAAAAATTGGGGCAATCCCTGAGTAGAACTAGGGTGCCACCGCGCCCCACGCAGGTCAGCAGATCAGACCACCAGGGTTCCGGACGCGCACGTCGTTCGCGGCTCCGCGCCTAGCTCGCCGGCTCGTCCGCCCCCTTTCCGAAGGCCAAACGCGAGCGGGAAGGTTTCGGCCGAAAGAGACCCGAGCGCGATCTGCTCTTCGGTGAGGCGTTTTTCGATGAACTGACGCTCCACATCCGACAGGTTCGACTTCAGCAGGCGACGATAGCGGTGGATGTTGTTGCGGTAAGCACGAATGCGGGCGAAGTATTCATCGAGCATCCTGGACGCTCCTGACGTCGTCGCAATGTCTACGAAGAGATATTCAGGCGAGCATGTCGCTGGTTAACGCGCTGCCTGTCGTCGCATCGCGGAAACCGTTCGGCATGGCAGCTCGTAATATCATTCCTAGCATTTCCATTTCGACGATCCGCAGCGTTTTTCGCTCGCCATGCGCCGATTTTCTGCTCCGCTAGTCCCTCAAACAGAGCTGGACGCTTGTAAGACAAGGAACGGTTGGCAGGCCGCGGGTGGCGGAGGCTTATCGCCAACAAGCTCGCCCGTCGGTATTCTCTCTCGGCGAGCTGAACATCATCTGCCGATGTGCTATACGGAGCTTCGGTGAGAACAGGTTTGTTTGAGAGTTTCGATGTCTCTTTCGATTGGATTGATTGTGGACGGTTATGTGAAACTAAACAACCGCAGCGCGCTGGAGAACCTTCTGACGCATCGGCGGGAGCTACTGCTGAAGTTGAACCGTGTAACCGGAATTGATCCGACGGAAGCGATCGCTCAGGTCAGTCAAGAAATCACAGTGATCGAAAAGGCACTTGCGGCGCTCGCACGGGAGTAAAACCTCTGCGCGGACGGATACACCCCTGCGAGCTAGCCGGGTCGCCATGCCGCAGGCGACGCGACCGCGACCGAACCTAGAGAACAGGCCAGGATCTTCAGCACTGCGACTTGTAAATTCACCTCAATGACAAGCGAGGTCCTAGATCTATCGCCACATCGTTGGCGCTTTAGAAAGAGCTTCCTGACCTATCTGTCTAAGCAGATCGGGCCGCGTCTCACCTTTGGTGGCGGCCTCCAGGATTTTGGAAGCAACGTAGGCGCGGACACCGGCGTCATACGGTGAGACGTTCTCGCAAACCTCCTCCAGGATCGTGCGCAGGAGCGCGGTCGTGACACCGTCCAGCATTGGGAGATCTCCCTCATCCCATCGAGGAAGATAATGGACATTTGCTGGGCCGCAACGCAAGCACATCAGATCGCGTGAGGCTTTGTGACTGCAGGTGAGCCGATTTTCACGGCGGTGCAAATTGCGGCAGCTCGCTTAATCGGCCTGCTTTTGCTTTTCTCGTCGCCCCTCTCTGGCTTAACTGACAAGCTTGGCGAAGCCCAGAGCCCAATGCGACGCCCTGCGATTACGCAAGGCATGCTGGGACTTCTATTGCGCGCCGGACTGGCTGACCGGCTGCGGCTGGCCAATGTGTTCGGACGGCGCCAGTTCGGTTGCCGATCTCATCAGGTTCAATTGCGGTCAGAGGATTTGCCGCTTATCGCGCCTGCCGCGTCCAACCAAGCCCGAGCGCTTCGCATCTTGCACTGCAGAGGGACGTCGCGATCAATTGTTGGGATGAAGTATATCCTCGCGTCAAAAACCAGCGTCAGCCCTGTGTTTGGCGCCGAAATCGCGCCAAGATCTGACGCCACGATCAGTGACCCGTGACTTGCCCCCTAGCCGGTCGGCTCGCGATCGTGAAGCGATTTCATGGTTACGGATGTGTGGCGAATAATTCATCGCACGTATTGGCAGCACACGATTTTGAGCGATCCTCCTTTGGCAATGCCCGCTTACAGGCGGATGATCTCAGTAGCGACTTGCGCTTTGGACATATAAGCCTGTCGTAGCCGAAGGCCCAAGCACGGGAACGCGAACGTCGTGTGAAAATTCATCGGAGGCGCTGCCGTAATGCAGGATTTGAGCGCGGGAGCGGGGCTCGTCGCATTAATCGATATTGCCATTTTGTTACAGTCTCCGCCCAGAGCGATCACATGCAGCCGGAGCGCGGCATATTCCGCGGCCACATTGTAAGCCATTACTGCAACTGAGCATGAGCCATGAGCCAGATGGCGTCGCCGAACGTGCGGTCGCATCAGCGAGCTGGGCGCGAACCCTTTGGAGGGAGTGAGCTAGCAAACCAGCCCGCCGCGGCCCGCATGTGAAAACTCAAATCTGACGGCGAGGCGCCTCGTTCAGCGAAGAGAAGCGACTAGGCAGTTCAGACTTTCTGCTGTGTTTGTCGAATCGGAAAGGGAGCCACATGAATCATCTCGGCAGCAGCCAACGTCGCACAACATCTGTAATGACGGCCGAACAGTACGAGCTGGACCGCTGCAGGCAGGAAATTGCGCGCCTCAAACAGCTGGTTGCACGACTTTCTGAAATTGCTTTGCGCCACGTCGTAGAAAGCGTGCAAAGCAGTCAGAATGGCTCGGAACGTCTGAGCGAGCCGCCAAAGTCATAATACGAAAAGCGAACCCGCGCTTGGCTGCTCTCTGCAGAGTGGAGCGGCTCCGTCTCGCTCCACTTGAGCGGCAGAGCCGATCAACCGACATCAAGTGCTCGAGTGTGAGGCAGTTATTTAGGACGCAAAGGAGCAGTTTCGGATCGCGTTCGAGAGCTCTTTCAGGATGTTTGAGGATTTCAGCGCCAACTGATCGGATTCGACTGCTTCTGAGCGCAGTCGCTTGCGGATCTGGCTACGGGCTAGTCATCTGGAACGCAAGTTCGTCACATTAGTTGATAGCTCGAATCTCTACAGAGGAGAGAGCTTGTGGCGAATGCAGGTGAGCGAGGCCGGCCGATCGCGCCGTTGGTGCTTAGTCCGCCGGAGCGGGCGTACTTGGAGAGACAAGTTCGTCGTCATCGCGTTGCCCGATCGCTATCTGAGCGCTGCCGCGCGATCCTGCGGTGTGCGGATGGCTTGCCAAGCAAGTCTGTGGCTGTCGAACTCGGCCTCCACGAACACACCGTTGGCAAGTGGCGCCGCCGATTTTTGAAGGATCGCTGTGATGGCCTGCTTGACGAGGCCCGCCCGGGCCGCCCTCGAACCATCAACGACGATCAGGTTGCTGAGGTAATTGAGCGGACATTGCGTACAACGCCACCCGACGCGACGCACTGGTCGATCCGCTCAATGGCTGCGGAAACTGGCTTTTCCCACACCACGATCCGCCGAATGTGGACGGCGTTCGGCCTGCAGCCGCACCGCAGCCAGACATTCAAGCTGTCGAGCGACCCGCTGTTCGTCGACAAGGTCCGCGATATCGTCGGCCTTTACCTGTCCCCACCGAACCGAGCCCTTGTCCTCAGTGTCGATGAGAAAAGCCAGATCCAGGCCCTGGATCGCGAGCAGCCGGTCCTGCCGATGATGCCGGGCGTACCGGAACGGCGCACGCACAGCTATGTGCGGCATGGTACGACCTCGCTGTTTGCCGCGCTCGATGTCGCCTCTGGATTCGTCATCGGCAAATGCTACAAGCGCCACCGGGCAGTCGAGTTCTTGAAGTTCCTCAAAGAGATCGACGCTCAAGTCCCTGAAGGGATCGATGTCCATATCGTCATGGACAACTACGCCACTCACAAAACACCCAAGATCAAAGCGTGGCTCGCCCGTCGGCCGCATTATCATGTCCACTTCACGCCGACTTCCGCGTCATGGATCAATCAGATCGAACGCTGGTTCGCTAAGCTCACCCGAAAGCAGATCCAGCGAGGTGTTCACACCTCCGTCAGGCAGCTCGAGGCCGACATCCGTACCTTCATCGACCTGCACAACAAAAATCCCAAGCCCTTCAAATGGACCAAGTCCGCAGACCAGATTTTGGCTTCCGTCAAACGCTTCTGCCACAAAGCCCAGCAGACTTTATGTGGCGAACTTTAGATTCACGTGACTAGCTCAGAACTACATTGTCGATCAACCGAGTCGAGCCGACGTACGCTGCGACACAGAGCACCGCCGGATAGCGCAGCGGGCTCTCGGCAATCCTGAGAGTCCCAGCGTCGACAAGCTCAAGGTACTGCAATCGATCGATCAATTCCAAATGCTTTGTTGCAAGCGCAATCAGCGTTGCCGCGTCGCGCTCCCCTGAGGCAAACTCTTGCGCTGCGGCGAACAAGCCACGGCTGATCGCAAGGCTCCGACCGCGTTCTTCCGGGCTGAGATAACGGTTTCGACTGCTCATTGCCAGCCCGTCCGGCTCCCGCACAGTTGGCACGGTGACAATCTCGATCGGAAGGTTCAGATCAATCGTCATGCGGCGTATCACAGCGCATTGCTGAAAATCCTTCTGTCCAAAGTACGCGAGGTCCGGCTGCACCATGTTCAATAGTTTGCAGACGACAGTCGCTACACCACGAAAATGTCCGGGCCTGAAACCTCCGCAGAGCGGTTTTGCGAGTTCGCCCGGCTCGACAAAGGTCTCGAACGGAGCCGGATAGATCTCCTCTGCACCTGGCGCGAAGATGATGGAGGCGCCGGCATTACGGCACAAGGCTTCATCGCGCGCGAAGTCGCGAGGGTACCTGCTGAGATCCTCATTTGGGCCGAACTGAGTGGGGTTGACGAAGATGCTAACGACAGTGACGTCGCAGTGTCCACGGCTGGCCGAGATCAGGGACACGTGGCCATCGTGCAGGTATCCCATTGTCGGAACGAACCCAATGCGCTTACCGGCGTCGCGGACGTCTGCAAGGGCCCGACGCAGCTCAACGAGCTTCGTAATTACTTGCATTCTTTACCTTGCTTCAGATTGAATTGGAGGGCACCCAATTGGCGATGGCATCGCGAAGCTGATCAGGAAGCCGATAACACTCCTCTGAGCCCGGGAATGCACCTTTGCGAATATCGGCAGCCCAGCGCGACAGCGCCTCCTGGAACAGCTGGAATCCATTTGTATAGGCACGAACGAATTTGGGACGGTGGCCTTCGGTTAGCCCCAAAACATCATGGAACACGAGCACTTGGCCCGAGCAATCGGGTCCTGCTCCGATTCCGATGGTGGGTATCGTGAGAAATTCGGTCGCTCGCGCCGCGAGCTCGGCAGGGATCCCCTCCAGGACCAAAGCGAAACAGCCGGCTTCCTGCAGACGGTGCGCGTCGTCGAGCAGCCGCAAGGCGGTATCCGCTGTCCTTCCCTGCACCCTGAAGCCACCCATGACGTTGACGCTCTGCGGGGTCAGACCGAGATGTCCCATCACAGGAATTTCGCAATCGACCAAGGCGCGTACCATCTCGACGCGTTTGGCACCACCCTCGAGTTTTACAGCATCGGCGCCACGCTGCAGAAAACCTCCTGCATTGCGAATCGTATCCTCAGAACCGACATGAAAGCTCAGAAAGGGCATGTCGGCCACAAGCAGGGCATGAGGCCTCGTGCGCGCAACAGCCTCCAGGTGATGATTCATCATGGCCACGCTGACGGGCAGCGTGTTGTCGAATCCCAGACAGACGTTTCCAACGCTATCGCCGACCAGGATGATATCGACAATGGGATCCGCGATGCGCGCCGCAACCGCATCGTAGGCGGTGGTCATCACGACACGACGTCCTTCATCCTTCCACTGCTGCAGTGCCGGAATCGTGACACATTCTAGAGGCTGCCCTGAACTGTGGCTCATATTGAATCCGCTCCCCACACACCGTCGGCGCTTCCTAGAGAAGGCGGGAGAAACCTGTCAATGGCATGGAGGATGGAGATCCCAGTTCTCTAAAACTGGAGAACAGCGCAAAAACAGTCCAATGGTCGCGCAACCATGAGCCAAGACCTTCCTCATCACGATTTCACCACCCGATGGCTCGTCTTCCCCTACAGTTTCAGCGACTATGCCGGCCGGAGCCTCTATCGAGGCGCGGCGCTCGCGACGAGCCACCATCTGCACGCGTTTCTGGGCTGATTGCAGTCTCTCCAAACGGTGACGGCTCGACCGGACCCAGCTGGAGATGCGCGCAGTGGGCACTCCGTTTTGGGGGCCCACCTCCGTGCCTGCCCTAGGGGTACTCGTGAGGCTCCTGCTTCGGCGCCAGCGCGCCGAGCAAAGCGAACGGATGGCAGGCCAGGAACGTCCAAAGCTGACAGGCCGCTGTGAACGCAGCGAGAGTCGCGGTCGGGTAGACGTCGTCGCGAAGGCGCTCAGACCGAGCCAACCTGCCGGCCCTGTAGGCCCTGAAGTCGATTATTTTTGCCGATGCGTCTGTCACTTGATTTCCACGCGCTCCATAGGGCCACTCGAATTCGCAACAAGTCCGACCAGGGCGGTACCGGCACAGCTCGGCCCAGTCCTAAGCCACTCGCAACCATCGAAGCCATTTCTGATCGGCCTCCCGTCGCGCCTTGAAGCGGTTGACGCATTTCTTGGAGCAGAGGGCCGTTCGCCACCAATAATGGCGGATCAGCCCAAACTTTCCGCCGCATATCGCGCAGCATACGGCTGAATAGTCGAGGGAATTACGGGAGCCAACGTGCATTTCTCGCCTCCTGTCGACATTTACTTGGGAAGCCCCCGCTGCCCCTCACGGCAGCACCACGCACGCACCAACGGTGCGGCCGCCCGGCGGTCCGTCTTCCTGGTCTTGCAGCCATCAAGTTACTGCTGTGCGGCTGCCTCGCGAAGCGGTACTTCCGCAGAATGCCTCCCCGAGAATTTCCCCAAAGATAATGGATCTCTCTATCGTGATTGAGACAATTCACCCGGAATTTCAGCTAAATGCTGCGCTTTCATAGCCAGTCCGCAGGATTGCTGCGCCAGTTGGGTCAGGAGCGATTAAAGCAAGTGCTCAAAGCACGATTAGCCTGCTAGCCGTGGGCACAGCATCCTCCTTGCAATTCAAACGGCAGCAATACGGACACGCCGTGCAAGATCCTGGCACTGCAGACGATTGCAAACTTTATGGCACCTCACATCAGCAAGTCCGCAGCGTCCCGGATCGCAGCATAGATTTCATCAAGATCGGCCGCCGTAACGCAGTAAGGAGGCATCACGTAGATCGTGTTACCGAGTGGGCGTAACAGCAGATTCCGCGCTTGGAAGAAAGCCAAAAGCTTCGGCCCGATGTCCGCCAGATAGCCGGCATCGCTCGTGTTGAGTTCGAGCGCTGTGACTGTTCCTGTGCGTCGGACGTTTGCGAACCGTGAATCGGCGCAAAATGGCGCGAGTGCCTGTTCTTGCATCCTGGCCAAGGATGCCACTCGCCTGCGATATTCCTGTTGCTGCCACAGGTCCAGATTGGCCTTGGCAGCGGCGCAGGCCACTGGATTGGCCGTATATGAGCTCGAATGGAAAAACGTACGCGTGCGATCTTCAGAATAATGCGCATCGAAAATATCGGCACGACAGAGTGTGACGGCGAGCGGCAGCGCCCCAGCCGTGAGGCCTTTCGAATAGCAGGCAATATCGGGCGTGACATCGGCCTGCTCACACGCAAACAAGGTACCCGTCCGCCCCCAGCCGGTCATGACCTCGTCCGCAATGAACAGGACGTCGAAGGCTTCGCAGATTCGCTTCATCTCTCTTAGCACCGAGGGAGAATACATCAGCATTCCACCGGCACCCAATATCAGGGGCTCCACGATAAAGGCTGCCGGATGTGCGTTTCGACACGCGTTTTCAAGCGCATCGAGCGCTATTTGCTCACGATCTCTTGCCGGGAACGGAATCGAGGTCACCTCGAACATGAGCGCCCCGTAAGCCGCATTGAAGACGCCTCGGCTACCCACCGACATCGCCCCGATCGTGTCGCCATGGTACGAGTGCTGCATCACCACAATTTGGGTTCGCTGTCTTCCGGTATTGTGCCAGTAGCCGAGCGCCATTTTCAGCGCGACTTCGACGCTGGTTGATCCACTATCGGAGAAGAACACATGCTCGAGCGCCGGGGGGGTGACCTTCAATAGTTCCCTCGCAACTTGCTCAGCCGGGTCGTGAGTGTATCCGGCGAAGATGACCTGGTTGAGCTTGCCTGCCTGTTCTCGGATCGCGTTCACGATGCATGGATGGCAATGGCCGTGGGTCACGACCCACCAGGAGGAGATTGCATCGATAAGGCGTCGGCCATCTTCGGTGTAGAGATAGGCCCCCTCTCCCCGCAGCACCTTCGTCATGTCCCGCTGTAGAGCATGCTGCGTGAACGGGTGCCAGATCGGCGACCTCTTGGCTATCGTCATAGGTTCAGGAAATCACTGCCAAGAAAGGAGTCTTTGAAAGCGGCCTGCAGCCTTTCGTCCGTGAGGGGAACAAGCCACGGGAGCCGTCCCAACCAACGCACTCTCCCGATCTCGCAAATCGCGCTTTCAGTTTCGGCGTTTCTTTCGCCAATGAACGCAATTCCAAGGATTCGAATCTGACGCTTCCGCAGAGCCTCTATGGAGAGCAGGGAGTGATTGATTGTGCCCAGTCCCGTCCTGGCGCAAAGCACGACGGGAAGCTGCCAGCGTTCGAAGATGTCAATGTAAAGAGTGTGCGCTGTCAGCGGCACCATGAGTCCGCCGGCACCCTCAATCACGAGCTGCCGCTCACCGCTGTCCGGCAGTCCAAGCGTCTCTGTGTCTATGCGAACGCCATCGATCTCCGCGGCGTAATGGGGCGAGGCAGGCGTCCGAAGTCGATAGAGCTCCGGGACAATGCGATCGGACGAGAGGCAGCCGAGGCGGCGGACGCACTCGGAGTCGGTCTCTTGTTCGAGCCCGGCCTGGACCGGCTTCCAGTAATTCGCGCCTAGAAGGCCGGCGAGCCCTGCGGAAAATACCGTTTTGCCGACTCCGGTGTCCGTACCAGCCACGACGATCCGCTTATTCATCAAAACGAGCCCCTCGTCACCTCAACAAGCGCATCGAGCATTGCGCGCACGTCCGCCTCCCCAACATTGAGTGTCAACGAAATCCGCAAACGGGCGGTGCCTGGTGGGACGGTTGGCGGCCGAATTCCGCGGATGTCGAAGCCGCGCCCCTGCAGAGCAGAGGCTAGTCGCATTGCACGAGCATTGTCACCCACTATGTACGGCACGATCTGAGAGGTCGACGGCGTGTGCAAACCAAGGGAGGTGATCTGCCGATGCGCGAACGAAACAAGGTCGGCCAGCCGTTGCTGCCGCTCCGGCTCCTCCCGCAGCATGAGGAGTGCCTCTCGAACGGCAACGGCCATCAATGGTGATGGGGCCGTGGCAAAGATAAACGGACGGCAGCGATTGACCATGAAATCGCGCAGGATGCCGGAGGCTGTAACAAGTGCACCCGCCGCACCGAGCGCTTTGCCGCAAGTATGAACGACGATGAGATTGTCGCGCCTCTCATAAGGGGCCGTGAGCCCTCGTCCCTGAAGCCCGTAAGCTCCTGTGGCATGAGCCTCATCCACGATCAGAAATGCGTCATGGCGATCGGCGATTGCCACCAACTCTTCGAGTGGAGCGAAGTCGCCATCCATACTGTAGAGACTTTCGGCCACAATCCAGACGCGGCCCGCTCCACCT
This is a stretch of genomic DNA from Bradyrhizobium sp. CB2312. It encodes these proteins:
- the bioD gene encoding dethiobiotin synthase codes for the protein MNKRIVVAGTDTGVGKTVFSAGLAGLLGANYWKPVQAGLEQETDSECVRRLGCLSSDRIVPELYRLRTPASPHYAAEIDGVRIDTETLGLPDSGERQLVIEGAGGLMVPLTAHTLYIDIFERWQLPVVLCARTGLGTINHSLLSIEALRKRQIRILGIAFIGERNAETESAICEIGRVRWLGRLPWLVPLTDERLQAAFKDSFLGSDFLNL
- the panB gene encoding 3-methyl-2-oxobutanoate hydroxymethyltransferase, with product MSHSSGQPLECVTIPALQQWKDEGRRVVMTTAYDAVAARIADPIVDIILVGDSVGNVCLGFDNTLPVSVAMMNHHLEAVARTRPHALLVADMPFLSFHVGSEDTIRNAGGFLQRGADAVKLEGGAKRVEMVRALVDCEIPVMGHLGLTPQSVNVMGGFRVQGRTADTALRLLDDAHRLQEAGCFALVLEGIPAELAARATEFLTIPTIGIGAGPDCSGQVLVFHDVLGLTEGHRPKFVRAYTNGFQLFQEALSRWAADIRKGAFPGSEECYRLPDQLRDAIANWVPSNSI
- a CDS encoding IS630 family transposase; its protein translation is MANAGERGRPIAPLVLSPPERAYLERQVRRHRVARSLSERCRAILRCADGLPSKSVAVELGLHEHTVGKWRRRFLKDRCDGLLDEARPGRPRTINDDQVAEVIERTLRTTPPDATHWSIRSMAAETGFSHTTIRRMWTAFGLQPHRSQTFKLSSDPLFVDKVRDIVGLYLSPPNRALVLSVDEKSQIQALDREQPVLPMMPGVPERRTHSYVRHGTTSLFAALDVASGFVIGKCYKRHRAVEFLKFLKEIDAQVPEGIDVHIVMDNYATHKTPKIKAWLARRPHYHVHFTPTSASWINQIERWFAKLTRKQIQRGVHTSVRQLEADIRTFIDLHNKNPKPFKWTKSADQILASVKRFCHKAQQTLCGEL
- a CDS encoding adenosylmethionine--8-amino-7-oxononanoate transaminase translates to MTIAKRSPIWHPFTQHALQRDMTKVLRGEGAYLYTEDGRRLIDAISSWWVVTHGHCHPCIVNAIREQAGKLNQVIFAGYTHDPAEQVARELLKVTPPALEHVFFSDSGSTSVEVALKMALGYWHNTGRQRTQIVVMQHSYHGDTIGAMSVGSRGVFNAAYGALMFEVTSIPFPARDREQIALDALENACRNAHPAAFIVEPLILGAGGMLMYSPSVLREMKRICEAFDVLFIADEVMTGWGRTGTLFACEQADVTPDIACYSKGLTAGALPLAVTLCRADIFDAHYSEDRTRTFFHSSSYTANPVACAAAKANLDLWQQQEYRRRVASLARMQEQALAPFCADSRFANVRRTGTVTALELNTSDAGYLADIGPKLLAFFQARNLLLRPLGNTIYVMPPYCVTAADLDEIYAAIRDAADLLM
- a CDS encoding 8-amino-7-oxononanoate synthase, yielding MRSMQAARLSPYVAALDALNEDKRLRCLKPRVGIDFASNDYLALGSAPRIKKAIVAALEAGAPVGAGGSRLLRGNCEEHERLEAEAAQFFGAEAALFFGGGYIANFALLTTLPQRGDLLVLDSLVHASIHEGARAGRADCRIHAHNDPQSIEDAIRDWRTKGGAGRVWIVAESLYSMDGDFAPLEELVAIADRHDAFLIVDEAHATGAYGLQGRGLTAPYERRDNLIVVHTCGKALGAAGALVTASGILRDFMVNRCRPFIFATAPSPLMAVAVREALLMLREEPERQQRLADLVSFAHRQITSLGLHTPSTSQIVPYIVGDNARAMRLASALQGRGFDIRGIRPPTVPPGTARLRISLTLNVGEADVRAMLDALVEVTRGSF
- the panC gene encoding pantoate--beta-alanine ligase codes for the protein MQVITKLVELRRALADVRDAGKRIGFVPTMGYLHDGHVSLISASRGHCDVTVVSIFVNPTQFGPNEDLSRYPRDFARDEALCRNAGASIIFAPGAEEIYPAPFETFVEPGELAKPLCGGFRPGHFRGVATVVCKLLNMVQPDLAYFGQKDFQQCAVIRRMTIDLNLPIEIVTVPTVREPDGLAMSSRNRYLSPEERGRSLAISRGLFAAAQEFASGERDAATLIALATKHLELIDRLQYLELVDAGTLRIAESPLRYPAVLCVAAYVGSTRLIDNVVLS